The Priestia koreensis genomic interval CAAGTAATACTGTTGCTGTGTTACACGAATTTGCAGCTGCTTTTTCCATTCATCTGAAATTTGACTGCCGCTTAGTCGATTTTGTGTATCCACGATTTGCTGTTGTAGAGATGAGCGCCAGTCGGTTGTTCCTAATTTTTCGCGCAAACGCTCGGTCTCTTTATACTGTGCGTACGTGAACGTCCCGATAAGAACCGCCATAATTAGCCCGACAACAACAAGCCGCTTTTTCGTTACAAGCTTCAGCATTTCGTTATACAGTAAATTAGCCAATAGACTCTCCTCCCGTCATTTCCAGGAACAGATCTTCTAGCGTCGGGAGCTTGTGATTCATCTCTTGCACCGTTACGCCCGCTTCCACTAGCTTTTGATTCCATACCCCTACTTCATCATCTTCATAAGGAGTAATTAAATAAGCCCCATCTTCCTTTACCGACTCGGTAAGCTGTTCGAGAATCTCTTTTCCTTTTTCATACGGGGTCACTTTCCAAATGAGCGTTTCTTGTCTTGCCAATAATGTTTTGACGGATTCTGTATGAAGAACCTGCCCTTTTGAAATGATCGCCACTCGGTCACACATTAACTGAATCTCACTTAATAAGTGACTCGAAACGAGCACGCTCAGACCTTGCTCCTCCGCTAGTGAACGAATAAATTTACGCATTTCACGTATCCCGGACGGATCTAATCCATTTGTTGGCTCGTCTAAAATAAGCACTTTCGGATCTCCAAGCATCGCTTGAGCAATTCCGAGACGCTGACGCATTCCGAGAGAGTAGGTTTTTACACGATCGTGAATTCTTGCCTCTAGACCGACAAGCTCCACGACCTCCATAATACGATCTTCCCCTACCCCGCGAAGCATTCTCGCAAAGTGACGTAGGTTCTCCCATCCGCTTAAAAACGGGTAAAGCTCGGGATTTTCAACAATACATCCTAAGTTACTCATAGCTTCTGTAAAATCAGTTGCTACATTTTTCCCACAAATATGAATGCTTCCTTCTGTAGGACGAATTAAGCCGACAAGCATTCGAATCGTCGTCGTTTTACCCGCACCGTTTGGTCCTAAAAATCCAAAAACCTCTCCGCTTCGCAATTCAAAATCAATGCCTTTAATAATGTCGCGTTTGCCAATTCTCTTTTTTAATCCTTTAACAGACAATGTTACGCTACTCACGGCCTCTCCCTCCTTTACCATGTAATCAATGATGCCACCCGATCAGCCACGAGCTTGTAGCCTTCCGCATTCGGATGAAAATGATCTGAGTATAAATAATCGTCTACTTTTAGTTCAAAAATATCGAACGTTGGTACAAATACCGTTTTTGGGTACTTTGCGCTCAGCTCAGCGCTTTTAAAATTCCATTCCCGGACAATCGATGACGTTTGATTCGCATTGTCCATTTTAATAAACGGATTATATAACCCAATAAAGAAAATCGTTGCGTCTTTATTCACAGCACGCATCGTACTTAAAATACTATTCACGTTTTTTAAGTACTGATTTTGAAGGGTTTTGACATTATTCAAATTCAGATCAACAAGCGTTTGCCCGCTTTGGAAAAGGTCATTTCCACCAATTGTCATCATAATAACATCAGCATCTTTTAGCTGGCGCTGTACTTCTGGCTGCTTGACCTGCTGTAGCAACTGATTGGAACGTTGCCCTTTGATACCGAGATTTGATAGGTATATTTTGCGATCTGTTTTTTCTTCAAGGCTATCTTTTACATTTCCAACGTATCCTTTTCCAGTTGAGTCACCTGTTCCTCTTGTTAAGGAGTCACCGATCGCGATGATGTTGAAACGATTATCTTGTTTCGCCTTGCTATCCGTCTCAACAGATTTTGAAGCAATTGCAGGGGGATTTGCCGGTACACGAAGATATTCATATAAGGACCAGCCAAGTCCGACTAGCCAAAGCAGGCAGGCAAGTCCTGATACAGCAGCAATAAGTTGAATCCATTTCCCTCTCAATGTTGAACCTCCTTTTATGTATTTGATAGAGAACGAATCCTTGAAAAAGGGGTTATGTATCTCTGTTAGGAAGATTATAGCAAAACCGATATACCGAGTGCGAATATTAGGCGGCTGTTTCGTATAAAAAAAGCAACGCTGGTTCGTAATTTGTTCACAGAACAAAAAAACATATGGAAAGCTCTTAAGCATTTCCATATGTTTCGAAGGGACCAAACGTATCACATAGAAAGCTCATCGTAACCGCTTTTCATTGAACGGTTACGATTTTCACACACCTTCTACCGCTTCTTCAATCTCTTTACGCAGAACGAATTTTTGAATCTTACCGCTCGCATTACGCGGGAGTGCTTCGCAGAATATGTAGCGACGCGGTCTCTTATAATTGGCGAGTTTGTCACTTGATTTGCAGAATAAATCGAGCTCCTCTTCCGTGAGCGTGTGATCTTTACGAACGACAAATGCCGTCACTGATTCTCCCCACTTCTGATGTGGTTCTCCTATGACCGCTACATCCAAAATTCCTTCATGCTCAAAAAGTAGGTCTTCAATTTCACGAGGATAAACGTTCTCACCCCCGCTAATGATCATATCGTCTACTCGGTCCTGAACGAACAAGTAGCCATCTTCATCGAGGTAACCAATATCTCCAGAGTGATACCAGCCTTTGTACAGGGCTTTTTTAGTCGCTTCTTCTAGATTAAAATACCCCTGCATCACACACGGACCTTGTACAAGGATTTCACCGACTTCACCTGGAGGCAAAATATCCTCTGGATCAGAAGGGCCGTGTTCATTTGGCTTCACAATACGAATCTCATGATTAAGGCAAGCTTGGCCTGCTGATCCTGACTTACTAATTTGATCCTCTTCACCGAGAAACGTAATCGCAGGTCCCATTTCCGTCATTCCATATGCTTGGACAAACTTCGCACCGAGCTTCTTCTCGCAGGCACGAACAAGAGCCGGAGCCATCGGAGCTGCCCCGTATAAGCCGAGCGTCAAGCTTTTTAAATCATATTGCGTTACGTCTTCTTGAATCATCATATTCCACATGGTTGGTGCGGCAAACAGTTTGGTGATTTTTTCACTTTCGATGAGTTGGAGCACTTTTTGAGGATGAAATTGGTGTAAAATCGTGCTGTGTGCCCCTACGTGGACACGTGGTAAAAAGGCACAATGAAGTTCTGCACAATGAAACATTGGGGCTGTTACAAGGCCTCGGTCCTGTTTGTTTAAGTGAGTCGCATGACAGACAATGAGGCTTTGCTCGATCATGTCTCGGTGACAATGTAGGACCCCTTTTGGTCTTCCAGTCGTGCCACTTGTGTACATGATGGCATACACGTCATCTTCACTTACTTCTGCTGTAACGGGGGCTGAATCTTGCTTAGACAAAACGGTGTAGAAATCCTTTGCATAAGGGATCGACGTGTCGTCAATGCACCAAAAGCTCGTCTGATGAAATCGATCTGCAATGGGGGAAATCGTCGATGAGAGTGCTTGCTCAAATAAAACAATTTTCGGTTTTGCATCCGCAATAATGTAGGATACCTCCTCTGACATAAGTCGGAAATTAATCGGGTTAAAGATCGCCCCGATTTTCGCACAGGCGAATAAGACCGTTGCCAGTTCTTCCGTATTAAACAAGTAGGTGGACACACGGTCTCCCTTTTTAACGCCTTCGTGTGTAAAAGCCTGTGCGAGTTTGTTTACTTGATCGCTCCATTGTTTGTATGTGTAGCGAACGTTTTTACGCACATCGTAGAGTGCTTCTTTGTGTGGGTATTTGGCTACTGTGAGGTCAAACATCTTTCCAATCGTCATCGACATAAGGTCTCCCCCTTAATTTGGATTCACTTACCAACTGGCCCCTGACGGAATGCTTGTCAGGGGCCA includes:
- a CDS encoding ABC transporter ATP-binding protein, translated to MSSVTLSVKGLKKRIGKRDIIKGIDFELRSGEVFGFLGPNGAGKTTTIRMLVGLIRPTEGSIHICGKNVATDFTEAMSNLGCIVENPELYPFLSGWENLRHFARMLRGVGEDRIMEVVELVGLEARIHDRVKTYSLGMRQRLGIAQAMLGDPKVLILDEPTNGLDPSGIREMRKFIRSLAEEQGLSVLVSSHLLSEIQLMCDRVAIISKGQVLHTESVKTLLARQETLIWKVTPYEKGKEILEQLTESVKEDGAYLITPYEDDEVGVWNQKLVEAGVTVQEMNHKLPTLEDLFLEMTGGESIG
- a CDS encoding SGNH/GDSL hydrolase family protein, which codes for MRGKWIQLIAAVSGLACLLWLVGLGWSLYEYLRVPANPPAIASKSVETDSKAKQDNRFNIIAIGDSLTRGTGDSTGKGYVGNVKDSLEEKTDRKIYLSNLGIKGQRSNQLLQQVKQPEVQRQLKDADVIMMTIGGNDLFQSGQTLVDLNLNNVKTLQNQYLKNVNSILSTMRAVNKDATIFFIGLYNPFIKMDNANQTSSIVREWNFKSAELSAKYPKTVFVPTFDIFELKVDDYLYSDHFHPNAEGYKLVADRVASLITW
- a CDS encoding fatty acid--CoA ligase, with amino-acid sequence MSMTIGKMFDLTVAKYPHKEALYDVRKNVRYTYKQWSDQVNKLAQAFTHEGVKKGDRVSTYLFNTEELATVLFACAKIGAIFNPINFRLMSEEVSYIIADAKPKIVLFEQALSSTISPIADRFHQTSFWCIDDTSIPYAKDFYTVLSKQDSAPVTAEVSEDDVYAIMYTSGTTGRPKGVLHCHRDMIEQSLIVCHATHLNKQDRGLVTAPMFHCAELHCAFLPRVHVGAHSTILHQFHPQKVLQLIESEKITKLFAAPTMWNMMIQEDVTQYDLKSLTLGLYGAAPMAPALVRACEKKLGAKFVQAYGMTEMGPAITFLGEEDQISKSGSAGQACLNHEIRIVKPNEHGPSDPEDILPPGEVGEILVQGPCVMQGYFNLEEATKKALYKGWYHSGDIGYLDEDGYLFVQDRVDDMIISGGENVYPREIEDLLFEHEGILDVAVIGEPHQKWGESVTAFVVRKDHTLTEEELDLFCKSSDKLANYKRPRRYIFCEALPRNASGKIQKFVLRKEIEEAVEGV